The Mycolicibacterium mageritense genome contains a region encoding:
- a CDS encoding acetyl-CoA carboxylase biotin carboxylase subunit, which yields MANHASSKISKVLVANRGEIAVRVIRAAKDAGLASVAVYAEPDADAPHVRLADEAFALGGQTSAESYLVFEKILDAAAKSGANAIHPGYGFLSENADFAQAVLDAGLIWIGPSPQSIRDLGDKVTARHIAARAKAPLVPGTPDPVKDADEVVAFAKEYGVPVAIKAAFGGGGRGMKVARTIEEIPELFESATREAIAAFGRGECFVERYLDKPRHVEAQVIADQHGNVVVAGTRDCSLQRRFQKLVEEAPAPFLTDAQRKEIHESAKRICKEAQYYGAGTVEYLVGQDGLISFLEVNTRLQVEHPVTEETSGIDLVRQQFKIANGEPLDITEDPTPRGHSIEFRINGEDAGRGFLPAPGPVTRYDIPTGPGVRLDSGVEAGSVIGGQFDSMLSKLIVTGATREEALERSRRALAEFHVEGLATVIPFHRAVVSDPAFIGDGESFDVHTRWIETEWNNTVEPFTGGDPIEEEDTVPRQTVVVEVGGRRLEVSLPGDLALGGGGGGGVSGVVRKKPKPRKRGGAGGAAASGDSVTAPMQGTVVKVAVEEGQEVSAGDLVVVLEAMKMENPVTAHKDGTITGLAVEAGAAITQGTVIAEIK from the coding sequence GTGGCGAACCACGCCAGCTCAAAGATCTCCAAGGTGCTTGTCGCCAATCGCGGGGAGATCGCGGTTCGGGTGATCCGCGCCGCCAAGGACGCCGGACTGGCCAGCGTGGCCGTGTACGCCGAGCCCGACGCCGATGCGCCGCACGTGCGGCTCGCCGACGAGGCGTTCGCCCTCGGTGGCCAGACGTCTGCCGAGTCGTACCTGGTGTTCGAGAAGATCCTCGACGCCGCCGCGAAGTCCGGCGCCAACGCCATCCACCCGGGTTACGGCTTCCTGTCGGAGAACGCCGACTTCGCCCAGGCCGTGCTGGACGCCGGACTGATCTGGATCGGCCCGAGCCCGCAGTCGATCCGCGACCTCGGCGACAAGGTCACGGCCCGCCACATCGCCGCGCGGGCCAAGGCCCCGCTGGTGCCGGGCACCCCGGATCCGGTCAAGGACGCCGACGAGGTCGTCGCATTCGCCAAGGAGTACGGCGTTCCGGTCGCGATCAAGGCCGCGTTCGGCGGTGGCGGCCGCGGCATGAAGGTGGCCCGCACCATCGAGGAGATCCCCGAGCTGTTCGAGTCGGCGACCCGTGAGGCCATCGCCGCGTTCGGCCGCGGGGAGTGCTTCGTCGAGCGCTACCTGGACAAGCCGCGTCACGTCGAGGCCCAGGTGATCGCCGACCAGCACGGCAACGTCGTCGTCGCAGGCACCCGCGACTGCTCGCTGCAGCGCCGCTTCCAGAAGCTCGTCGAGGAGGCCCCGGCGCCGTTCCTGACCGACGCGCAGCGCAAGGAGATCCACGAGTCGGCCAAGCGCATCTGCAAGGAGGCCCAGTACTACGGCGCAGGCACCGTCGAATACCTGGTCGGCCAGGACGGCCTGATCTCGTTCCTCGAGGTCAACACCCGACTGCAGGTGGAACACCCCGTCACCGAGGAGACCTCGGGCATCGACCTGGTGCGCCAGCAGTTCAAGATCGCCAACGGCGAGCCCCTCGACATCACCGAGGATCCGACGCCGCGCGGCCACTCGATCGAGTTCCGCATCAACGGCGAGGACGCCGGCCGCGGCTTCCTGCCCGCCCCCGGCCCGGTCACGCGCTATGACATCCCCACCGGCCCCGGTGTACGCCTGGACTCCGGCGTCGAGGCCGGCTCGGTCATCGGTGGCCAGTTCGACTCGATGCTGTCCAAGCTGATCGTCACTGGCGCCACGCGCGAAGAGGCGCTGGAACGGTCCCGCCGAGCGCTCGCCGAATTCCATGTCGAGGGCCTGGCGACCGTCATCCCGTTCCACCGGGCCGTGGTCTCCGACCCTGCGTTCATCGGTGACGGCGAGAGCTTCGACGTGCACACCCGCTGGATCGAGACCGAGTGGAACAACACCGTCGAGCCCTTCACCGGTGGCGATCCGATCGAGGAAGAGGACACCGTTCCGCGCCAGACCGTGGTCGTCGAGGTCGGTGGCCGTCGTCTCGAGGTGTCGCTGCCCGGAGACCTGGCGCTCGGCGGCGGTGGCGGTGGCGGCGTGAGCGGTGTTGTTCGTAAGAAGCCCAAGCCGCGCAAGCGTGGTGGCGCCGGAGGTGCGGCGGCTTCGGGTGACTCGGTGACGGCTCCGATGCAGGGCACCGTGGTCAAGGTGGCCGTGGAAGAGGGCCAGGAGGTGTCCGCCGGTGACCTCGTGGTGGTTCTGGAGGCCATGAAGATGGAGAACCCGGTCACGGCTCACAAGGACGGCACCATCACCGGCCTGGCCGTCGAGGCGGGCGCTGCCATCACGCAGGGCACCGTGATCGCCGAGATCAAGTAA
- a CDS encoding SufE family protein: MSAMPAALAEVVSDFQEVTGQDKLQLLLEFANDLPPLPAHLEEAAMEPVPECQSPLFLDVDASDRDHVRLYFSAPAEAPTTRGFAAILATGLDNQSSDDILAVPDDFYTDLGLAALISPLRLRGMSAMLTRIKRRLRAA, from the coding sequence ATGAGTGCCATGCCGGCCGCCCTGGCCGAGGTGGTTTCGGACTTCCAGGAAGTGACCGGCCAGGACAAGCTGCAGCTGCTTCTGGAGTTCGCCAACGACTTGCCGCCGCTGCCCGCTCACCTCGAGGAAGCCGCGATGGAGCCGGTCCCCGAGTGCCAGTCGCCGCTGTTCCTCGACGTCGACGCGTCTGACCGGGACCATGTCCGGCTGTACTTCAGCGCGCCTGCCGAGGCGCCGACGACGCGCGGGTTCGCCGCGATCCTCGCGACCGGGCTCGACAACCAATCCTCGGACGACATCCTGGCCGTACCCGACGACTTCTATACCGACCTGGGCCTGGCCGCCCTGATCAGCCCGCTGCGGCTGCGCGGCATGTCGGCCATGCTGACGCGGATCAAACGGCGGCTGCGGGCCGCCTGA
- a CDS encoding sulfurtransferase has protein sequence MPLPADPSPTLTDYAHPERLVTADWLASNLGRPGLAIVESDEDVLLYDTGHIPGAVKIDWHTDLNDPHVRDYINGEQFAELMNRKGISRDDTVVIYGDKSNWWAAYALWVFTLFGHPDVRLLDGGRDLWVSNGRDTTLDVPVRQTTGYPVVERDDAPIRAYREDVLGILGKQPLIDVRSPQEYTGERTHMPDYPEEGALRGGHIPTAKSIPWAKAAKDNGQFRSRAELEELYSFLTPEDKTVVYCRIGERSSHTWFVLTHLLGLPGVRNYDGSWTEWGNAVRVPVAVGPDPGEAPGSA, from the coding sequence GTGCCGCTGCCTGCAGATCCCAGCCCCACGCTCACCGACTATGCCCACCCGGAACGCCTGGTCACCGCCGACTGGCTGGCCAGCAATCTCGGCAGGCCAGGTTTGGCCATCGTCGAGTCCGACGAGGACGTGCTGCTCTACGACACCGGCCACATCCCCGGCGCGGTGAAGATCGACTGGCACACCGACCTCAACGATCCCCATGTCCGCGACTACATCAACGGCGAGCAGTTCGCCGAGCTGATGAATCGCAAGGGCATCAGCCGGGACGACACCGTCGTGATCTACGGCGACAAGAGCAACTGGTGGGCGGCCTACGCACTGTGGGTGTTCACCCTCTTCGGCCACCCCGACGTGCGGTTGCTCGACGGGGGACGCGATCTGTGGGTGTCCAACGGCCGCGACACGACCCTTGACGTGCCGGTCCGGCAGACCACCGGGTACCCGGTCGTCGAGCGGGACGACGCCCCGATCCGGGCGTACCGCGAGGACGTTCTGGGCATCCTCGGCAAGCAGCCACTGATCGATGTGCGGTCGCCTCAGGAGTACACGGGCGAGCGCACCCACATGCCCGACTATCCCGAAGAGGGCGCGCTGCGCGGCGGTCACATTCCGACGGCCAAGTCCATCCCGTGGGCCAAGGCCGCCAAGGACAACGGCCAGTTCCGCAGCCGGGCCGAGCTCGAGGAGCTCTACAGCTTCCTCACGCCCGAGGACAAGACCGTCGTGTACTGCCGCATCGGTGAGCGCTCGAGCCACACCTGGTTCGTGCTGACCCACCTGCTCGGCCTGCCCGGCGTGCGCAACTACGACGGATCCTGGACCGAGTGGGGTAACGCCGTACGCGTGCCCGTCGCGGTGGGGCCCGATCCGGGAGAGGCCCCGGGTTCCGCATGA
- a CDS encoding SGNH/GDSL hydrolase family protein, with amino-acid sequence MTAPRRIAALGSSYAAGPGIPPVADRAAMRSGRNYAHLLAETFGARLTDLTVSGATTSTILDTPQRVALTKFPPQLTGLPSDTDLVLITAAGNDLDYLGSAIKLGVYFTLDRYTGRRLQRWRPATLPVVTQPQLDSATSGLARVVAEAQLRAPQARVVLVDYLPLVGQETRAFEDAPFDAAAIAAVATVHEQLSEVFARAADATRVDLVLASQLGRGHELGTDEPWIQPLQPIHRFAGSFHPNAAGMAAVAQLIERTVA; translated from the coding sequence ATGACCGCTCCCCGCCGGATCGCCGCGCTCGGCAGCTCGTATGCCGCCGGTCCGGGTATCCCGCCAGTCGCCGACCGCGCCGCGATGCGCTCCGGCAGAAACTACGCGCACCTGCTCGCCGAGACGTTCGGCGCGCGGCTCACCGATCTCACGGTGTCCGGAGCGACAACTTCGACAATCCTCGACACCCCGCAGCGCGTCGCGTTGACGAAGTTCCCGCCCCAACTCACCGGGCTCCCCTCCGACACCGACCTGGTGTTGATCACCGCGGCGGGCAACGACCTCGACTATCTGGGCTCGGCGATCAAGCTCGGGGTGTACTTCACCCTCGACCGCTACACCGGCAGGCGATTGCAGCGGTGGCGGCCCGCCACTCTTCCCGTGGTCACGCAACCCCAGCTCGATTCGGCCACGAGCGGTCTGGCGCGTGTCGTGGCCGAAGCCCAGCTCCGCGCACCGCAGGCCCGTGTCGTTCTGGTCGATTACCTGCCGTTGGTCGGCCAGGAAACACGAGCGTTCGAGGACGCGCCTTTCGACGCCGCGGCCATCGCGGCCGTGGCGACCGTCCACGAGCAGCTGTCGGAGGTGTTCGCTCGCGCCGCCGACGCCACACGTGTCGACTTGGTCCTGGCTTCACAGCTGGGACGCGGCCACGAGTTGGGCACCGACGAGCCGTGGATTCAGCCCCTGCAGCCGATCCATCGGTTCGCCGGCTCCTTTCATCCCAATGCCGCAGGCATGGCCGCTGTCGCTCAGCTGATCGAGCGCACCGTCGCCTGA
- a CDS encoding DUF2795 domain-containing protein, protein MGFQVTEVQKCLAGFNYPGSPTDLADHAQKNGADSDLVETLRGLDKDSFDGPNAVMSALGSKDALGGGQ, encoded by the coding sequence ATGGGATTTCAAGTAACAGAAGTGCAGAAGTGCCTGGCCGGTTTCAACTACCCGGGCTCACCGACAGACCTTGCCGACCACGCCCAGAAGAACGGTGCGGACAGCGATCTTGTCGAAACCCTGCGGGGTCTCGACAAGGACAGTTTCGACGGGCCCAATGCCGTCATGTCCGCGCTCGGATCCAAGGATGCGCTGGGTGGCGGGCAGTGA
- a CDS encoding hemerythrin domain-containing protein yields the protein MTKAANPHPDLVDDIIADHREVEEVFKELEKNEDPPRRRDLVEHVVTELVRHSVAEEQYLYPTARRVLDDGDELADHELKEHAQAELVMKQIEKTDTDDPHFEELVGKLIGDIRHHIEDEEQDLLPKLRAACAETDLRELGEKFEKAKKAAPTRPHPAAPDRPPVDMIIGPGVGLIDRLRDALTGRGG from the coding sequence ATGACGAAAGCAGCGAACCCGCACCCGGATCTGGTTGACGACATCATCGCCGACCATCGCGAGGTGGAGGAAGTCTTCAAAGAGCTGGAGAAGAACGAGGATCCGCCGCGACGGCGAGACCTCGTCGAACACGTCGTGACCGAACTCGTCCGGCATTCGGTGGCCGAGGAACAGTATCTCTATCCGACCGCGCGGCGGGTGCTCGACGACGGCGACGAGCTGGCAGACCATGAGCTCAAAGAGCACGCCCAAGCCGAACTGGTGATGAAGCAGATCGAGAAAACCGATACTGACGACCCGCATTTCGAAGAACTCGTCGGCAAGCTCATCGGGGACATCCGCCACCACATCGAAGATGAGGAACAGGATCTGCTGCCCAAACTTCGAGCCGCGTGCGCCGAGACCGATCTGCGTGAACTCGGCGAGAAGTTCGAGAAGGCCAAGAAGGCGGCGCCGACCCGCCCGCATCCGGCCGCGCCGGATCGACCCCCGGTCGACATGATCATCGGTCCCGGGGTCGGTCTGATCGATCGGCTGCGGGATGCCCTGACCGGTCGGGGCGGATGA
- a CDS encoding alpha/beta fold hydrolase, whose amino-acid sequence MIRLDDGHQVGVSVGGHGVPLVFLHGLGLSRRAYLRLLSRVAALGFLVVAVDTPGHGDTHDLPCDAGELGDRADLVIRTLDALGIEQAVVAGHSMGGRLTIHLAAAVPDRALAVILFDAAAGASFDAAVATVTRSPRQILRTITGAMSDMYRDPFWMQVAAASRYLRMLTAVALGKILPPTGFTGAARAIMQSGECTSLLRVIRERQIPTMVLHGASDAIVPFESACEVADDANATLYRVRDACHSWLITDPRRGADSVRRLLDGALGDVLRHAAEALGVDDWRDIAAWDRRLVEPDALVRTLNPDHNLLGMDVRGRVDMELVRRADHPKAARRAAVVREFLRPRDARPA is encoded by the coding sequence GTGATTCGACTTGACGACGGCCATCAGGTCGGTGTCTCCGTCGGTGGCCACGGCGTGCCGCTGGTGTTCTTGCACGGTTTGGGGTTGAGCCGTCGCGCATACCTGCGCCTACTGAGTCGGGTCGCTGCTCTCGGCTTTCTGGTGGTGGCGGTCGACACCCCAGGGCATGGTGATACTCACGATCTACCCTGCGACGCAGGAGAACTCGGCGACCGCGCGGACCTTGTTATCCGCACACTGGATGCACTCGGCATCGAGCAGGCGGTAGTCGCCGGCCATTCGATGGGCGGGCGCCTGACGATTCATCTCGCGGCAGCCGTGCCCGATCGGGCACTGGCCGTCATCCTTTTCGACGCCGCGGCGGGCGCGTCGTTCGATGCTGCCGTCGCGACCGTGACGCGCTCGCCTCGACAGATCTTGCGCACCATCACCGGGGCGATGAGTGACATGTACCGCGACCCGTTCTGGATGCAGGTCGCCGCGGCAAGCCGGTATCTGCGGATGCTTACCGCTGTGGCATTGGGCAAGATTCTGCCGCCCACAGGCTTCACGGGTGCCGCGCGGGCGATCATGCAGTCGGGGGAGTGCACGTCGCTGCTGCGGGTCATTCGCGAACGGCAGATCCCGACCATGGTGTTGCACGGGGCAAGCGATGCGATTGTGCCGTTCGAAAGTGCATGTGAGGTAGCCGACGACGCAAATGCGACGCTCTACCGTGTGCGCGACGCTTGCCATTCCTGGCTCATCACCGATCCCCGTCGAGGCGCGGACTCGGTGCGCCGACTGCTCGACGGCGCATTGGGTGACGTGTTGCGCCATGCCGCAGAAGCGTTGGGGGTAGACGACTGGCGTGACATCGCGGCGTGGGACCGACGCCTGGTCGAGCCGGACGCCTTGGTGCGCACTCTCAACCCGGACCACAACCTGCTCGGTATGGATGTGCGCGGGCGGGTGGACATGGAACTCGTGCGGCGTGCCGATCACCCGAAGGCCGCGCGGCGCGCGGCGGTGGTGCGGGAGTTCCTGCGGCCCCGGGATGCCCGCCCCGCGTGA